From Roseibium alexandrii DFL-11, the proteins below share one genomic window:
- a CDS encoding N-acetylmuramoyl-L-alanine amidase, with product MSVATDTGVKARVHPSPNHGDRAAEAPIDMLILHYTGMQTGEEALQRLCDPRSEVSAHYVVQEDGSILQCVPEARRAWHAGKSFWKGERDINSRSIGVEMVNPGHEFGYRSFAEPQIEAVIALCADVCARHQIHPWMVLAHSDIAPSRKEDPGELFPWDKLAAAGVGHYVVPEPIGSGLFMQEGEEGQPVEALQSMLALYGYEVDINGRFDRRTSEVVTAFQRHFRPEKVDGVVDASTIETLHNLLSKLPSLK from the coding sequence ATGAGCGTTGCGACTGATACCGGCGTCAAGGCACGCGTTCATCCATCTCCGAACCATGGAGACCGTGCGGCGGAGGCGCCGATTGACATGCTGATCCTGCACTACACTGGCATGCAGACCGGGGAAGAGGCTCTGCAAAGACTGTGCGATCCGCGTTCTGAGGTTTCTGCACATTATGTCGTTCAAGAAGATGGCTCTATTTTGCAATGCGTCCCGGAAGCCCGGCGTGCCTGGCATGCCGGGAAGAGTTTCTGGAAGGGCGAGCGGGACATCAATTCCAGGTCGATCGGCGTTGAGATGGTCAATCCTGGACATGAATTCGGTTATCGGTCCTTCGCCGAGCCTCAAATAGAGGCGGTCATTGCGCTTTGCGCTGATGTGTGTGCCCGGCATCAAATCCATCCGTGGATGGTGCTGGCCCATTCCGACATCGCTCCAAGCCGCAAAGAAGATCCCGGTGAATTGTTCCCTTGGGACAAGCTGGCTGCTGCCGGCGTTGGTCATTACGTGGTGCCAGAACCTATTGGTTCCGGGCTCTTCATGCAGGAGGGTGAAGAAGGCCAACCCGTTGAAGCGTTGCAGTCCATGCTGGCGCTTTATGGATACGAAGTCGACATCAATGGCCGCTTTGACCGCCGCACGAGCGAAGTGGTGACGGCCTTTCAGCGCCACTTCCGCCCCGAGAAAGTTGACGGCGTGGTGGACGCTTCAACAATCGAAACACTTCACAACCTTCTATCCAAGCTGCCGTCTTTGAAATAG
- a CDS encoding lytic transglycosylase domain-containing protein, whose product MIPAQAIAADPRTVLNEYGGNRSVASLSSGAKSTKTGNPRKDKYASLIRKAAKKHGVPIKIAKAVVEVESNFNSRARGAAGEVGLMQIKPATARGMGYRGSTKALYHPETNLEWGMKYLAGAHDRANGDLCGTILRYNAGHYAKRMNPISRRYCKKVQRILASS is encoded by the coding sequence ATGATCCCGGCGCAAGCCATCGCTGCTGATCCGCGGACTGTGCTCAATGAATACGGCGGCAACCGCAGTGTTGCATCGCTTTCCTCAGGCGCCAAATCCACTAAGACGGGAAATCCCCGCAAAGATAAATATGCGTCTCTCATCCGCAAGGCAGCCAAAAAGCACGGCGTGCCGATCAAGATCGCAAAGGCGGTTGTCGAGGTTGAGAGCAACTTCAATTCACGGGCGCGCGGGGCTGCCGGCGAAGTCGGCCTGATGCAAATCAAGCCGGCGACAGCGCGCGGTATGGGCTATCGCGGATCTACAAAGGCGCTCTACCACCCAGAAACCAATCTCGAATGGGGGATGAAATACCTTGCCGGAGCACATGATCGGGCAAATGGCGATCTGTGCGGAACCATTCTGCGCTACAACGCTGGTCACTATGCCAAGCGGATGAACCCGATCAGCCGCCGCTATTGCAAAAAAGTACAGCGGATCCTGGCGTCCAGCTAA
- a CDS encoding pyridoxamine 5'-phosphate oxidase family protein — translation MKHEKPDLPPYAKIRQMNRGGYDKELANEILDAGLVAHCGFIHEGRPMVIPMVYARIGDKLYIHGASTTRIIKDNKAGVPASLEVTLLDGLVFGRSAFHHSMNFRCVIVHGTARLVEDLEEKNIALAAITDHMAPGRWAECREMLQKELKATGVLVLDVEHVSTKVRTGPPVDDPIDIGTDIWAGIVPVATGFGQPYAAADVPDGVEPPASILAARQKFA, via the coding sequence ATGAAACACGAAAAACCCGACCTGCCCCCCTACGCCAAAATCCGGCAAATGAATCGCGGCGGGTATGACAAGGAACTGGCAAACGAAATTCTGGATGCCGGTCTGGTCGCGCATTGCGGCTTCATCCATGAAGGCCGCCCGATGGTTATCCCGATGGTCTACGCACGCATCGGCGACAAGCTCTACATTCATGGGGCCAGCACCACCCGGATTATCAAGGACAACAAGGCCGGTGTCCCTGCAAGCCTCGAGGTAACCCTGTTGGACGGCCTGGTGTTTGGCCGGTCCGCTTTCCATCACTCCATGAACTTCCGGTGTGTGATCGTTCATGGGACCGCGCGTCTCGTAGAAGATCTTGAAGAAAAGAACATCGCCCTTGCCGCGATTACCGATCACATGGCCCCGGGCCGGTGGGCGGAATGCCGCGAGATGTTGCAAAAGGAACTGAAAGCCACCGGTGTGTTGGTTCTCGATGTGGAGCACGTGAGTACCAAGGTACGCACAGGCCCTCCGGTCGACGATCCGATTGATATCGGCACGGACATTTGGGCCGGAATAGTCCCGGTCGCCACCGGTTTCGGCCAACCCTATGCCGCAGCGGATGTACCGGACGGCGTTGAGCCACCGGCCTCCATTCTGGCAGCACGGCAGAAATTTGCCTGA